CATGCGCTTTCCGCGGATCAACCGTATTCGCTGGGACAAACCCGCGGCGGAAGCGGACCGGCTGGAAAACCTCGAAGCGCTCTTGCCCCCGGGGGCGTGATGGACTTGTCAGAAAAGCCTGTTAGGGCGGGATCGTGACGTTTCGCGATTTTCTTCTGCTTGCCGCGGTTTGTTTCGTCTGGGGACTGAACCTGGTGGTGACTCGCTGGGCGGTGGCGGAAGCGGGCGTACCTCCCATCTTCTTCGCCGCGATCCGCTTTGCAGGCCTGGCGCTTGTCTTGTTCTGGTTCCTGCGCCCGATCCCGAAACAGATGGGAATCCTGTTCCTCATCGCCATGGGCATGGGGGCGGGACATTTCGCATTGTTGTTCCAGGGCCTGGCCGCCGCAGAGGCCAGCGCCGTCTCTGTCGTCGGCCAGTTGGGGGTTCCGTTTTCAACTCTGATGAGCATGGCCTTTCTCGGTGAGACTGTCGGCTGGCGGAGGGGGCTCGGCATCATGCTTGCCTTTGCCGGCGCACTTCTGATTGCCGTGGACCCTCAGACCTTTTCCTTGAGTTTCGGTCTGATCTACGTCGTCTTCGCAGCTTTGGTCGCCTCCGCAGCGGGGATCCTGATGAAGCGAATGCCATCGATCAGCGCGCTTCAGATGCAAGCCTGGATCGGGCTGTTCAGCTTTGCCCCCTTGTTCGCCGTCTCTGGGCTGGTGGAGGGCGACCAGAATGGCTGGGGGGCGCTGCTGGACGGGGGATGGTTGGTCTGGCTGGCAACGATTTACGCCATTATCGGCGTCAGCGTGTTTGGACATGGCGGCTTCTATTCACTGATCAAGAAGTATGACATCTCGCTGCTGTCCCCGCTCACCCTGATGACGCCCATCTGGGGGGTTGTGCTCGGTGTCGTGCTGCTCGGCGAAGTCATGACTCTGCAACTGGTCGTCGGCGCGGCGATTTCGCTTGGTGGCGTATTTGTTATTCTCGTCCGACCAAATCGGGTTATGCCGGAAGCCGCATTGGGTGACAAAGTCAGGAGCGTAAAGGAATGAAAATCGAAGCGCTGCCGAGTCCCAATTTCAATGATCGCAAACACCCGATCGATATGCTCGTTCTGCACTATACGGGTATGGAAACGGGTCAGGACGCGCTCGACCGCATGCGCGACAAGGCGGCCAGTGTTTCAGCCCATTACATGCTCTGGGAAGATGGCAGGGTCGTGCAATTGGTCGGCGAAGACAAGCGGGCCTGGCATGCCGGGATATCCAAGTGGCAAGGTGACGAGGATCTTAATTCCCGCTCGATCGGGATCGAGATCGTCAATGGTGGGCATGACTGGCCTCTCACGGATGGTGGACTGCCGCCTTACCCTGACGCGCAGGTCGAGGCGTTGATCGAATTGTGCGGCGGCATTCTCGGACGCTGGGAGATACCAGCCCAGCGCATCGTGGGCCATTCGGACATTGCCCCGGCGCGCAAGGATGATCCGGGTGAACACTTTCCCTGGGACCGACTGGCACACGGCGGTATCGGCATTTGGCCATTCTCGATCTCAGACGATCCGACTGCGCCTGCGGATGAAAACATGACGGGGCGCTTGCAGCAGGAACCTGATTTGATCGGTCGTGGTCTCGCGCCCGGCGAGATCGGACAATCGGTTGGGCGTATGCAAACCATGTTGGCCAGGATTGGCTATGATATCCCCGTGACGGAGTCGTATTGCGATGCCACGCAAGCTTGCGTTCAGGCCTTTCAAAGGCGGTGGGTGCAGGACCGTGTGTCCGGTGCGGCGGATCTTGTGACGCTACAAAGAATTGGTATCGTCGAAGCGACCTATCGGAGCACCGAAGATGAAACATGAGTTGATCCTCTGCACGGTTGCGGTCGCGACTGCCGCCTGCGCCAGCTCGCCAGAGTCTTCTCCGGCGGAGACACTTGCCGGGCAGATGACCGGTACATTTGAAACCGCGATCGGGACGGACGAAGCGATGCGGGATCGGCGCATTCAGATCGCACCACTTGGCGCGGGTGAGTGGCTCTACTATCAGGTCAACCACCGAAGCGATCTCTCAGTCTATCGCCAACGCATCCTGCAATTGGAGCCGCTGCCCGATGGCAGCGTACGGCAAACCGCGTGGACGTTTGATGATGCCGAGGCCCACGCGGATTTGTGGGACAAACCGAACGCGCTGGCTGCGCTTACGCGGGAGGATCTATCCACCGGACTGGAAGATGGATGCGCACAAGTCTGGCAACTCGCAGAAGGGGTTTGGCGCGGGACGGTCGATCCGGAGACCTGCATCATCGATTCCACCCGGAGAGGGATGCAGATACGCATTGGGGCGGAGTCTGTTCTGGAGGCTGACGCGCTCTCTCTGGCTGAGCGTGGATTCAATCTGGAGGGCGAGCAGCTTTGGGGAACCGCCCCGGGAGACTACTATCGGCTTGCCCGCGCCGACTAACTTGATCCTGACACATTTGCGCTCTATCCCCGATGCGCCCCTCGTATTGCTGCGGCTGCTGACCGTGCAATTTTTACGAGGACAAGATAATGACACATCGCGGCAGAGCCTGGCGGCGCCTGCAAAACCGCAAGCATGGCCAAACCACACAGCCATCGAAACTGCGTGCCTGCCATGAAGAGAAAAGCTGGCGATTGCTCTATTTTCGATCGGCCAAGCTCAAATGCGCGAGGCAATTGGGCCGGTTCTGGCCACATCGCGAATGGGAGACCGTTATGACGGATGCTGAACCTCTTCGGGTCCTGTTCGTCTGTTCCAGGAATCAATGGCGTAGTCCGACCGCCGAGAAAGTGTTCCGGAAGGATCCGGCCCTTCAGGTTCGCTCGGCGGGGACGTCACGCAACGCCCGCCGGACGATCACCATCACGGATATCCGTTGGGCTGATCTGATCCTGGTCATGGAAGACAAGCACCGCGCGCGTTTAAGAGCGCAATTTCGGGACGAGTTGCGTTACAAGCGCTTGCACTCGCTCGATATTCCAGACCTGTACCGCTTCATGGACCCGGATCTGATCGAAGTGTTGCAGGACAAGGTGATGCCTTTGCTTCGGGAAGATCCATCAGGCCGTTTCTAGTCCGGAGAAACATCGAGCGTGAGGGCCGTGGTGTAGCTGCGTATGTCCGTCTCAGCACCATCGGGCGCAGGCGCTTGCAGACGGGTCATGAGCAGATGAATGCCGGGTTCTGTGAACGTAATCGAGAAGATACCATCCTCGTCCGTGCGGGTTCGGACACCATCCGCATCCCGAAGGCGCTGGGCTTCATTGGTCAACAGAACGTCCTGATCGGCGACCGGTTCGCCGTCCAGGGTGATGCGCCCAATGAATGGCGTCCCGACCTTGACAGAGCTGGGATGCAAGGCCGGCTCGATGGCGAGCCGGCCCACCTGCGCCCGAATAGCACCCCAATCCTGCAGGCCGACCGTGACATAAGCGTCTGTCACGGTGGCCGTCTGGGAGGAAAGGATTGGGGTGCCTTCGGGGACCTCGTTGAGGGTCGCATCCGGGCTGTTCACCAGATGATACGTACCGCCCAGGAGAACGTATTCTCCTTTGCGGCCAAGCCGTTCTCCGGTCGTGATCCGGGTTGTGCCGGAGGCCATGATCTCGTGCTCGAGAATGGTCACATTTGAGAAGGATTCGATCCGTTCCGGAGCCGTGCTTTCGCCATCTGGTCCGATGATAGCGAACGTATCCGTGCGCACGGCATAGCGTGGCTCGCAGCAGAAATCATTGAAGGCGACTTCGACCGTAATGGTTTGCTCGGCCTTGGGCGAGAAGGTCGAGGGCTTCACGTATGCCGTGTCTGCCACAGACGCTCCGGTCAT
This DNA window, taken from Hyphomonas sp. Mor2, encodes the following:
- a CDS encoding DMT family transporter encodes the protein MTFRDFLLLAAVCFVWGLNLVVTRWAVAEAGVPPIFFAAIRFAGLALVLFWFLRPIPKQMGILFLIAMGMGAGHFALLFQGLAAAEASAVSVVGQLGVPFSTLMSMAFLGETVGWRRGLGIMLAFAGALLIAVDPQTFSLSFGLIYVVFAALVASAAGILMKRMPSISALQMQAWIGLFSFAPLFAVSGLVEGDQNGWGALLDGGWLVWLATIYAIIGVSVFGHGGFYSLIKKYDISLLSPLTLMTPIWGVVLGVVLLGEVMTLQLVVGAAISLGGVFVILVRPNRVMPEAALGDKVRSVKE
- a CDS encoding N-acetylmuramoyl-L-alanine amidase — translated: MKIEALPSPNFNDRKHPIDMLVLHYTGMETGQDALDRMRDKAASVSAHYMLWEDGRVVQLVGEDKRAWHAGISKWQGDEDLNSRSIGIEIVNGGHDWPLTDGGLPPYPDAQVEALIELCGGILGRWEIPAQRIVGHSDIAPARKDDPGEHFPWDRLAHGGIGIWPFSISDDPTAPADENMTGRLQQEPDLIGRGLAPGEIGQSVGRMQTMLARIGYDIPVTESYCDATQACVQAFQRRWVQDRVSGAADLVTLQRIGIVEATYRSTEDET
- a CDS encoding chromophore lyase CpcT/CpeT encodes the protein MKHELILCTVAVATAACASSPESSPAETLAGQMTGTFETAIGTDEAMRDRRIQIAPLGAGEWLYYQVNHRSDLSVYRQRILQLEPLPDGSVRQTAWTFDDAEAHADLWDKPNALAALTREDLSTGLEDGCAQVWQLAEGVWRGTVDPETCIIDSTRRGMQIRIGAESVLEADALSLAERGFNLEGEQLWGTAPGDYYRLARAD
- a CDS encoding DUF4198 domain-containing protein → MTRIAATICIALSMTGASVADTAYVKPSTFSPKAEQTITVEVAFNDFCCEPRYAVRTDTFAIIGPDGESTAPERIESFSNVTILEHEIMASGTTRITTGERLGRKGEYVLLGGTYHLVNSPDATLNEVPEGTPILSSQTATVTDAYVTVGLQDWGAIRAQVGRLAIEPALHPSSVKVGTPFIGRITLDGEPVADQDVLLTNEAQRLRDADGVRTRTDEDGIFSITFTEPGIHLLMTRLQAPAPDGAETDIRSYTTALTLDVSPD